A segment of the Patescibacteria group bacterium genome:
TTCTTTGAATGAGATTTCATTCTCACGAATAGATTTAACATAAAATAAGGTAAGTTTCTCCAGATGTTCATGGGGAACGAGAACTAAACCGCCAAACGCATACGCCTGGTATTCTAACCAGCTATGATTTTTTTCAGAAATTGAGTTTATGAATCCCCTCCATTCCTTTATACCCTGGAAATTTGCTTTTTGATAGATTTCTTTGTGAAGCACGATGTGACCTACTTCGTGGGCTAAAGTAAACCTATATCTGCCCGGACGGCTCGTGTAAACAAATTCATCCACATAAATACTTGCCTGATCGCTCGATGTAAAGCCGTCTATCTCAAAACCCTGGTGCAACCCAGGTAACGGAATAATGTCTTTTTTCATCTGAAACTCAATTATTTCTTCTATCGGGACTGGTATATCCAAGTTTGGATGGTATTCTTTTAAAAAGGCATTTGCAGTACTTTTAATATAATCATAAGAAATAATAGGCACCTCTAAATCATTTTCCATAGTCACGATCCTCGAAGCTTCTTTATTAATTCTTCCAGTTTGTCATTTGGTACTTTCTGACCCCGCAGAGTTCGAAAAAGAATTGGCAACTTGTCCTCGATCTTCCTTCCTGACATTAGATCATCAGGTATCCTGCCTGTTTCTGCAGCAGCTAAATCAAAAAATGTGTACCATTCGTCAGAACCCTTCTTAATTCTTAGAAGTTTAGCATATTCTTCAAGTTTTCCTCTGCTTTGTGGAGGTGGTAAAATCCCCCGTTCCAACTTACTAATATTACCTGGATCCAACTCGCTTTCAAAACAAAACTGTCGTAAGGTCTTCTTTAGAGTAATCCTGCATTCCTTAAAAAAATTACCAAATCTACTGGCATTGGCCATATATCACCTCCATTTCCTTTTATAA
Coding sequences within it:
- a CDS encoding ImmA/IrrE family metallo-endopeptidase, giving the protein MENDLEVPIISYDYIKSTANAFLKEYHPNLDIPVPIEEIIEFQMKKDIIPLPGLHQGFEIDGFTSSDQASIYVDEFVYTSRPGRYRFTLAHEVGHIVLHKEIYQKANFQGIKEWRGFINSISEKNHSWLEYQAYAFGGLVLVPHEHLEKLTLFYVKSIRENEISFKENWDFAWDLIAAKLAKEFEVSTQVIEKRLDKEKIREQYT
- a CDS encoding helix-turn-helix domain-containing protein, which translates into the protein MANASRFGNFFKECRITLKKTLRQFCFESELDPGNISKLERGILPPPQSRGKLEEYAKLLRIKKGSDEWYTFFDLAAAETGRIPDDLMSGRKIEDKLPILFRTLRGQKVPNDKLEELIKKLRGS